AGATTCTGTCTTTCCTTTCCGGTCTGAAAAATTCGGTGTATTTCGGGCTGTAAAACGTGGTCTGAGAATATTTTTGTTTTGGCGCGGGAGTTGAAAAAATCTCGCGCCGGAACGAAAAGATTCTCGCGCCATTTTTTGGGGATTTTGGTTTGAGATTTGGGCGATTTTCGGTTCGAGTTTCGGCTTGTTCGATTGGTGCCTCTGTTTTTTTCGACACCCTTCTCTTTCCCTTGTACCCTTTATTCCGGACCAACCGCCAACATTTCGGTCAAAAAATCTTTTTTGTGCGAGGAAAAAAACATCTTCTCATTTCTTTTCGTTTGCGGTCTTTTTAATTGCTCTTACGCGCGCGAACATATTAATATATGCTCCCTTTTGTCTTCTTTCTTGGGAGGGAGTCCTTTTCTTCGGGGGCTGTTTTTTTGTCGAACCGGTTGAAAAAAGAATTTGAAAGATTTGTCTGTAAAGAAAAAAGGCGTACTTTTGTGACCGCAAAAGCGATTCCTGCCCGATTGATAGAGGAATTGTTCCGCCGAGCGCGTCGGGATTCTTTTTTGGGGGGGATCAGGCGACGAGCTTTTTCATGAGCGTCAGCCCTGAAAAAAGAGCCGATTGATTTTGCCGATTCGGAAAAAGGTTTTACTTTTGCACCCACTGTCCGCCACATGAAGGGTTTCGATCCGGAGATTGGGGAGGGCAGTCGGAGCGCGATCATTGACATTGTTCATACGAAGAACAAAAGTGTAGTACAAGAAGGAGAGAGAAGGGCTTCGCCATTTCTTGCAGGATTTCTGCCCCCTCGCAGAGAGAGGAGGGCGGATTTACCGGCTGTTATTGACGAAACCGTCTCTCGACGAGGACATATACTCTGTCAAAGAGAAAAACGAAAAGACCGAGAGAGAAAAAGAAACCGAGGTGTACTACCTGATAAATCGAATTATCCAAAGGGTAATAATCGGCGTCTGAGCGATAATAACAGAAGCAAACAAACACACAAATATGACAGTGGAGAGTTTGATCCTGGCTCAGGATGAACGCTAGCGATAGGCTTAACACATGCAAGTCGAGGGGCAGCATGATCTTAGCTTGCTAAGGTTGATGGCGACCGGCGCACGGGTGCGTAA
This genomic stretch from Porphyromonas gingivalis ATCC 33277 harbors:
- a CDS encoding DUF1661 domain-containing protein, whose translation is MARELKKSRAGTKRFSRHFLGILV